One window from the genome of Salvelinus namaycush isolate Seneca chromosome 19, SaNama_1.0, whole genome shotgun sequence encodes:
- the LOC120064322 gene encoding immunoglobulin-like domain-containing receptor 2 isoform X5 has product MNWLLGRWIIFCITEADLRIGKLQWGDSGVYFCKIVIADDLEGKNEGQVEVLVLGRTGVLDDLLPEFDVEIMPEWTFVGSVVLGSILFLLLMGICWCQCCPHSCCCYLRCCCCPDTCCCPRHLYEAGKMAKNSQPPQIAVYPPYYIPGVPTMVPFAPPSLADPKMLSFPSVEKNLAGVRSGYRLQPSHSQDSMKVLYYVEKELGQFPSAKMAPPQSSSISELSSLHEGGDTDFRQTYRTVQMKALPPIADLDDQSELMAATVHNSRRPRYYRGNDTDDEQNSRWNPRSVHLERKTLGNRGRTGSLDELEEFSMSYGPRAWRGEPRDQDTDYDLALRGREHYPPYWEHTPPHGFHGDRDNNWHSRRSPPPSPQKKRRDTWDGDRDRPSRPHQHTHGERGYDYAFLNDLLEHKVRGRAGERGERGKWRADEDSDTPSKGSSKGKGSDGFYRQSSSNRPEEEDSLPPYSEQKVERYQTINPTAERYRTVARSERYPTTDPSKQPFSYTRPPKGLAHAVQGYREDRDMNRNMTPALSRDSLIV; this is encoded by the exons gtAGGACAGGTGTACTGGACGATCTCCTGCCAGAGTTTGATGTGGAGATTATGCCAG AGTGGACGTTTGTGGGATCTGTAGTCCTGGGCAGTATCTTGTTCCTTTTGTTGATGGGGATCTGCTGGTGTCAGTGCTGCCCTCACTCCTGCTGCTGCTAcctccgctgctgctgctgccccgACACCTGCTGCTGCCCACGTCACc TCTATGAGGCGGGGAAGATGGCAAAGAATAGCCAGCCCCCCCAGATTGCTGTGTACCCCCCCTACTATATCCCTGGGGTCCCCACCATGGTCCCCTTTGCCCCTCCGTCCCTTGCGGACCCTAAGATGCTCTCCTTCCCCTCAGTGGAGAAGAACCTAGCTGGGG TACGCAGTGGCTATCGTCTCCAGCCCAGTCACAGTCAGGACTCTATGAAGGTTCTGTACTACGTGGAGAAGGAGCTGGGACAGTTTCCCTCTGCCAAGATGGCTCCTCCACAAT CCAGTAGCATATCAGAGCTCAGCTCTCTGCATGAGGGAGGGGACACGGATTTCCGGCAAACCTATCGGACAGTCCAGATGAAAGCTCTCCCTCCCATCGCCGACCTAGATGACCAATCAGAACTCATGGCAGCTACCGTGCACAACAGTCGTCGACCCAGGTATTACCGTGGCAACGACACGGATGACGAACAAAACAGCAG GTGGAACCCTCGCTCTGTGCACCTGGAGAGGAAGACATTGGGCAACAGGGGGCGTACCGGCTCTCTGGATGAGTTGGAGGAGTTTTCTATGTCCTACGGCCCCCGTGCCTGGAGGGGCGAGCCCCGAGACCAGGACACGGACTATGACCTGGCGCTACGGGGGCGAGAGCACTACCCTCCCTACTGGGAACACACACCCCCTCACGGTTTTCATGGAGACCGGGACAACAACTGGCACTCCCGCCGCAGCCCCCCTCCCTCGCCGCAGAAGAAGAGGAGGGACACGTGGGATGGTGATCGCGATCGCCCCTCTCGCCCCCACCAGCACACCCATGGGGAGAGGGGTTACGATTACGCTTTCCTCAATGACCTATTGGAGCATAAGGTGAgggggagggcgggggagaggggcgagagaggaaAGTGGCGGGCTGACGAGGATAGTGACACTCCCTCCAAGGGCAGTTCGAAGGGCAAGGGCAGTGATGGTTTCTACAGACAGTCGTCTAGCAACCGGCCCGAGGAGGAGGACTCTTTGCCTCCGTACTCAGAGCAGAAGGTGGAAAGGTATCAGACGATCAACCCAACCGCTGAACGTTACCGCACGGTCGCACGGTCAGAACGGTACCCGACCACTGACCCATCCAAGCAACCGTTCTCCTACACCCGTCCCCCTAAAGGACTAGCACACGCCGTACAGGGGTACCGAGAGGATAGGGACATGAACCGAAATATG ACCCCTGCTCTGAGCAGAGACTCTCTCATAGTTTGA